The genomic segment CCGCAACAGACAGACTGTAAACCTACTCCGGGTGATCACAGGATCATCCTCTAGATTTTTGCATAAGTACTGGGAAAGCTTAGAAAGTGTGTTGACTGGGCAATACAGTCCTCAAGTTGTCATACAGAGAATTCAAAGTGTAGTTAACATGATCCTTGAGAATGGAGAGTGCACAGTGAGAGCAGCCCACTCCAAATCGATAGAACACAGTATGGTGAGCGGACAATTTATGCACATTCATATCGACTCCAAAGCAAACGTATCTGACAATGTGACACATGTTGAAACTGTCTCCAAAGCAAATGAGGTTGACAATGTGAGACATGTTGAAACTGTCTCCAAAGCAAATGAGGTTGACAATGTGAGACATGTTAACATTGACTCAAGATCCAGCATGTTTGCAAAAGACGATGTGCTTGGCAATGAGACACATGGTAACATCAACTCAAATTCAAATGTGTTCGACAATGCAAACGTGACCAACAGATTAAGACACTTACATATTAAAAGTTGTAATCCAGCATGTTATAATAGGTTATAGAAGaatgtatttagtataatatatttgtatttgagtTATCATTGTTTCTTAAAGGCTCAATTAACAGAGAGCGGGCTGCCATGGTGTACGGGTACACTGACCGCAGCGAGCAGCGGTCcggttgtattattttacagtgcccGCGCAGGCAGACCGCTTTCTGTTTGACTGAGCCTTTAAAATgcttatgaataaattaatcaatgttCTAGTACTGCTAGGCAGTagaaccattttatttttattttttactcaagttttatacaaacaatatcttaattaattaaaataaaagtattaattgtaatcacaatatttacaaatacaaaaattacttTGGAAAATTACTCAGCCTAGATTTGTTGATTGTTTTAATGAGGAAACTATTTATCGGTtctttaaaatacaattcatcTACCAATAGTATTCTATCTAAGGAGTAAAGAATACTCATAGTGTGAAGTCAGTCtgtcttttttttatgtacaatgcTCAAGTAAGAGGGGCTCAACGTCATTGGCTCTATAGTTGCGGCACTGGTTCTACCTACCTCTCTCcgcattgtaataataacatcaaGCAAGTacttatatgaaattaattcaattaaaacaacGACAAAAAGTTAAGTGTAAAAGCAATATCGTatatttgatttacaatataaaatagattgaGAACCCGTAAAAAAACATCTAGATTTTATTATCAGACtacatctaatattttttttttctgttaatgtacacttattataatttataacagtaaaaattcccattttagtatttattcaatttttaattcatagattggcacacaaaaattattttaattttagtataaagtTTACCATTACTAagtagcaataatataataaattgttattgagtaaatctataaattataataaaacatttaaattatatcataacataaaatattacaaacaataaacaaataatgaaatttttttttaaaaaaatggtttaagtGACttatatatcatagtatatatatacctatatatactatgaGATCAATACAAAtggaatgtataaaaaaaaaatgtaatgcaaaatTTTAATCAACCATAGCGTTTAAAACAAATCTAGAAGATTACTAGGTCTTCCAGTTACTTCCCATATAGTTGTTAACAACCTCTGGGAATGTTCCAACACATAGGAAGCAGTTGCCAGGCCCAAATGCACAcagaatagttaaaaatatcgtACTTTTCCTTTTGGCATTCTTGGAAAACATTGTTCCAAAAGCTTcctaaaaacattatttcactaaataaaacttttaacaaaaaaaataattttaccaatttCTACTCACTCACAGTAATCACCATTATGTTCCTGGAAATAACTCTGAAGCTGTAGGTTGAACTCTAAGCTTTAAAGATGTAccctaaaatcaaaatttattatCAGATAAGGATGGATGTCGCTGCCCTAAAATGCATTTAAGAAGTAATTAAAGAAATTACctttaaacatacaaaaattatcttagaaattatttatgaccGTAATTTTATATGACTTAAATGTTTGTTACtagaagtttaaaataatacttaacatttttagttcagcgaactataatatttattcaatatctTATAAGCTAGTGATTGTTGTATAATCTAGTAatgaatataattcattataattaaatatatttttaaattatttattatccaaaatgaacattttaactAACCAGGTAAATTCAGGGGCGTCCGTTGCTGGATGAAAGGGTGTGCAAATGCAacccatgaattttttttatacactttcAATGTGTAtatgtagataattttatagaGTTTATAGCAAATTCCAGATATAcactttgtaattttataaaaatgttttttgaggtcttattacaatattttacggATTATTACAAATCCGAAGTTCACTATTCACTTTATATTCTAAgatggttaaataatattataatttatcagtgaATTTGTAAGAGTCCGTTTGGCATTTTGTCTTTCAACCTTAGACCTTCTAAGGTCTATGCTTTCAATTAGATGTGTATCGTACACATTCAGCTTATATTCCTCTAAGATATGTATTCAGTGGCACAAGTAGGGAGGCTTAGATTCCCCTGACTAAGATGTAGCCTccccctcaaaaaaaataacctttatttatttagaaataaactCTCTATaggttatttcaaataaatagttttgttaggtgGGCTGTAGCCCCTCCATAACTTTAACCCTAGTTGTGCCTatggatattttattgtatattatatgaaatttatattgCTATCAGTAATGGTAGGTTggattaatttttctaaaaaccaattgtatataatattataatattataatattctacaagtcaatataggtaccgttgttccatttttatttttttatcattgagtaCATTTGTGGTTTAAATAGTTtgaaatttatctaaatattttgaaaatccattGTCATAgtacacaatgataatatactacACAGTGAAGCAAAGTTTTCCAGTCTCTACgaataatactaaaattcatatttttatatttaaattgcatttacttttaaaagaatttaaCCCAATCTTAACCTTGATAACAAAAAACTTTCAACAGTTAATTATATCTTATGacttcctaataaatatataatatacatcctataaaacatattaagtgcaattatttcaagtataataagtttaaaatttttttttttaacttaatatgttTAGTTGCATTTAAATGGatgacaattaaaattattataaaaattattataacctgtttataaataatattaatagctacaattattatattaaaagtgaaaagtatataaatgtattaaaacgtattaatgtttaattgtttcatttattatactgaaaaaaaactatcaacTATCAAAGACAAATTTAAGACatgtaatgaaatataataatatagtccttTCAAATGCATTATTTGTCTCATATATAATTTCCAGAAAGTCTAATACTTGTTTTATCGATACTTTCAGATCGACTACTAACTTATGGCTAGTGTAACAATCTGGTTATTTCAGAGTTCAGGCTAGTAACATTTACTAATTTcctttaattacctacatactaaacctattagttaataattttatacttccAATGTGTCAAAGATTCTAAATTTaagtgtatattaatttatgaaaataccatagtataaaagtataattgatagttatttttaaaatatgaaaaatataaattaaaatgtgtaagaTATGTAGTAGTTGAATTTCATGTTCTTCCTTGTTCATGAAGCAAACCCTCTGCCTATTTTTGGTATTAGACTGTGTCCAAATATCCACTTTGGTTATTTACTtatgttatttacttataattcatatgtttcaaaattgtatctatTGTGTGTAATAAACTAAAACTTATCAACAATTGAAGACTCGgtcaattaacataatatgtagcaattcataactttaaataaaacttgtttAACGCATAACATGTTGGTTTCCCAATACCACAATGGCAGGTGGGGAGTGTGTATGGGGATTATTTATACCGACCCTCCTCTTTAAGTGTtataacatatcatattattaaattaactatatgtaaataaattaatacttatatttatttttaccagaacttattaaaatcaatatttcaaaatattttgctaatGTTAAGATAACGTTTGTACTATATTTAAGATATCTTACTGTTTAACTGTATATAACCAAGTACAAGCTGtacatgttaatataaaaatgggtTCAGcccgtaaaataataaattaaaataaaataaaacaaaggtcaatactaaataaaaacataaaaaaatgtaggtacctctGTTGGTTTAATAAGGTCCTAATCTTGTTTGTAAGTCACGATCCACCACACCAAGAATAACttgtgattttaataatttgtcttCACGTGAACCCAGACCACACTATTTTACCTGCTCTCTCAGATCAGATTgttggaaaattaaatattgattcgCCATCAAAATCGTATCTTTTAGCATCTTAAGTTcttgaaaaaacaaataataataccataacaAAATTTGTAAATGATTGTCTTAGAGTATTATGGCCAGAGGGAGGTAACGacgaaaaagttttattaatgttatctgATGCTGCCCCATATATGGTTAAGGCTgctaacaatttaaaaccattttattccAATCTTATTCATGTGACTTGTGCTGCTCATGGGATTCATcggatcttatatttttttcattttaattcaattttatcatcattaaataatataatattgtagtatttttttttcataatttatgttttgattttataacttactttacaataagtaaatagctgtaataatcaaaaattattttttatgataacatatcacatcattaaattattatatatttttaagtgtatttaagtgtattttttaagaaaaattgtaggtataaacattgattaaatatacatgtatatctAATCAATGGTACTAGGTCGTGTCGCTATTCGGCTGGTCAGTGCGTCGGGAGACATGACGTCGGAAGAGAGCGAAATACTCGGTACGCGTGTGGCTCGGTCGAGGGTTGTGAGCAAAGAGAACGAAGCCGGCCGGTGGTGCGGCCGCGTCGTGCTTGTCGCGGGACGAGTGGCATGGCGTCGCCAATGGGAGACGCGAGATCGAGTtacaaaagaatataaatataaaaatcacggaagttgtataaataaaataaatcacgaatacaaaataattgataCCGCGCAGCGGATGGTAACGAGTGGAGTGAGAGCAAAGTGGTGATATGTGCACTGTATcgccacaatatttttattagaaagtttaattttaaataattttgtacatatgtaattttattgtattttgaaccGTTTGactggtataaataaaaaaacgaaaataccaTTTAGTCAGATTTTATGagctttttcatattttttacttaaaattgtaattatctcagtaataaacaatgtaataatgtataaaatgacaTTTTTGAGATCCTCATTTAATTTCCGACaagatatttattgtttaattattttttggttgaaaaaaaaagttatagcacAATATATAggattttagtaaaaaatgacaaaactaCTCAACTTCAAGTGCCCAGGGGCACGGCTTAAAATTGAATGATgcaatcagggactggaaccggtTTTTAGAGAAAATCTAAGAACCAGAACCGTAACCGGAATCCATTTTTTACAATGCTTAGAACCAGAATTAGAACCGGAACctcattttaatgaataatacgttttccggttcttttaggttcttATCGGTTCTAAGAAAAAGTCCTGTATTTCaaatagttgaatattttatttaaatgggattttgttgtaatcaaataattatttttcatagaaatatttttgttttgtacataatatatggtatttttaatttttaattcgaaataatcgtattgtattatgtattaactagccgacccgtcacagcttcgcctgtgattggttgtttattttgcctccgacgttgatatgtataattttttattcaaattttatcgtttatgtGATcggaaagtaaatataaaaaatgNNNNNNNNNNNNNNNNNNNNNNNNNNNNNNNNNNNNNNNNNNNNNNNNNNNNNNNNNNNNNNNNNNNNNNNNNNNNNNNNNNNNNNNNNNNNNNNNNNNNNNNNNNNNNNNNNNNNNNNNNNNNNNNNNNNNNNNNNNNNNNNNNNNNNNNNNNNNNNNNNNNNNNNNNNNNNNNNNNNNNNNNNNNNNNNNNNNNNNNNNNNNNNNNNNNNNNNNNNNNNNNNNNNNNNNNNNNNNNNNNNNNNNNNNNNNNNNNNNNNNNNNNNNNNNNNNNNNNNNNNNNNNNNNNNNNNNNNNNNNNNNNNNNNNNNNNNNNNNNNNNNNNNNNNNNNNNNNNNNNNNNNNNNNNNNNNNNNNNNNNNNNNNNNNNNNNNNNNNNNNNNNNNNNNNNNNNNNNNNNNNNNNNNNNNNNNNNNNNNNNNNNNNNNNNNNNNNNNNNNNNNNNNNNNNNNNNNNNNNNNNNNNNNNNNNNNNNNNNNNNNNNNNNNNNNNNNNNNNNNNNNNNNNNNNNNNNNNNNNNNNNNNNNNNNNNNNNNNNNNNNNNNNNNNNNNNNNNNNNNNNNNNNNNNNNNNNNNNNNTTCGTTGCCCGTTAATCGTAGGTACCAACtctatgtgactcaaactttgttcaattcgttattaataatcggtgtatggtgttcaaaacttatcttaacttttccgtggcccggaataaaaattctggttcgcagcagtaagtatattatcaggtaggcaatctacctgcggtagatcgcggaccccgtgctgtttgtacgtaagtgtatgatttaactctaaagtatcaa from the Acyrthosiphon pisum isolate AL4f chromosome X, pea_aphid_22Mar2018_4r6ur, whole genome shotgun sequence genome contains:
- the LOC100569660 gene encoding uncharacterized protein LOC100569660, whose protein sequence is MAKPKTKNIKYAQRLKELKEKLKPYRNRQTVNLLRVITGSSSRFLHKYWESLESVLTGQYSPQVVIQRIQSVVNMILENGECTVRAAHSKSIEHSMVSGQFMHIHIDSKANVSDNVTHVETVSKANEVDNVRHVETVSKANEVDNVRHVNIDSRSSMFAKDDVLGNETHGNINSNSNVFDNANVTNRLRHLHIKSCNPACYNRL